One Pseudomonas muyukensis DNA segment encodes these proteins:
- the argE gene encoding acetylornithine deacetylase, whose protein sequence is MNEPCSRALLARLVGFATVSRDSNLELIAFIRDYLAGLGVASELFLNEEGTKANLFATIGPSERGGVVLSGHTDVVPVDGQAWSVAPFQLSECDGRLYGRGTADMKGFIAAVLAAVPAFLAQPLAMPVHLAFSYDEEVGCLGVRSMLAALAQRPHKPRLCLIGEPTELKPVLGHKGKLAMRCQVQGAACHSAYAPYGVNAIEYAGRLIGKLGEIADELARPEHHDARFDPPFSTVQTGVIQGGRALNIVPEECAFDFEVRALPGFEAQVVADRLHTYAEAELLPRMRAVNAASAIRLQPLSAYPGLATAPDSEAARLVALLSGSDDFATVAFGTEGGLFDQAGIPTVVCGPGSMAQGHKPDEFVSVEQLQGCDAMLRRLAEYLRQA, encoded by the coding sequence ATGAATGAGCCATGCAGCAGGGCGTTGCTGGCGCGCTTGGTCGGGTTCGCCACGGTCAGCCGCGACTCCAACCTGGAGCTGATCGCCTTCATTCGCGATTACCTGGCCGGGCTGGGCGTTGCCAGCGAGCTGTTCCTCAACGAGGAGGGCACCAAGGCCAACCTGTTCGCCACCATCGGCCCGAGCGAGCGTGGCGGCGTGGTGCTGTCCGGGCACACCGACGTGGTGCCGGTGGACGGCCAGGCCTGGAGCGTCGCGCCGTTCCAGCTCAGCGAATGCGACGGCCGCCTGTATGGCCGTGGCACCGCCGACATGAAAGGCTTCATCGCCGCGGTGCTGGCCGCGGTGCCGGCTTTTCTGGCGCAACCGCTGGCGATGCCGGTGCACCTGGCGTTTTCCTATGACGAGGAAGTGGGGTGCCTGGGGGTGCGCTCGATGCTGGCCGCCCTGGCGCAGCGGCCGCACAAGCCGCGCCTGTGCCTGATCGGCGAGCCCACCGAACTCAAGCCGGTGCTCGGCCACAAAGGCAAACTGGCGATGCGCTGCCAGGTGCAGGGCGCGGCTTGTCACTCGGCCTATGCGCCCTATGGCGTGAATGCCATCGAGTACGCCGGGCGGCTGATCGGCAAGCTGGGTGAGATCGCTGACGAGCTGGCGCGCCCCGAGCACCACGACGCGCGCTTCGACCCGCCGTTTTCCACGGTCCAGACCGGCGTCATCCAGGGTGGCAGGGCGCTGAACATCGTGCCTGAAGAATGCGCGTTCGACTTCGAGGTACGTGCCTTGCCCGGCTTCGAAGCCCAGGTCGTGGCCGACCGGCTGCACACCTACGCCGAAGCCGAACTGTTGCCGCGCATGCGGGCAGTCAACGCCGCCAGTGCCATTCGCCTGCAGCCGTTGAGCGCCTACCCGGGCCTGGCGACCGCGCCCGACAGCGAGGCGGCGCGGCTGGTGGCGTTGCTCAGTGGCTCGGATGACTTCGCCACCGTGGCCTTTGGCACCGAAGGCGGCCTGTTCGACCAGGCCGGCATCCCCACCGTGGTCTGCGGCCCGGGCAGCATGGCGCAAGGGCACAAGCCAGATGAGTTCGTCAGTGTCGAGCAGTTGCAGGGCTGTGACGCGATGCTGCGGCGCTTGGCCGAGTACCTCAGGCAGGCTTGA